A region from the Candidatus Zixiibacteriota bacterium genome encodes:
- a CDS encoding ABC transporter permease, translated as MSRNISEWLKGIILELQEMFFFSAIMVERIFRRPIYLFETFEQMHFIGIGSLYLVILTGMFAGQGMAIQFTYELADMGSKNYLGRIMAIAIIRELGPVRTGLMIAARVSSGITAEIAAMVSSNQVDALRAFGVDPIRKLAIPRLISLMVMVPILTVIADAVALLGGWMIATFIAHISSTLYWSNVLDRLRFGNIAIGLIKPVVFSLVIAFIACYKGFTTTGGTKGVGKSTTESVVLSSITILLVNFLITKLVVSLFRGYL; from the coding sequence ATGTCTCGTAATATATCAGAGTGGCTCAAAGGAATCATACTTGAGCTTCAGGAGATGTTCTTCTTTTCGGCCATAATGGTCGAAAGGATCTTCCGTCGTCCCATCTACTTGTTCGAAACCTTCGAGCAGATGCACTTCATCGGAATAGGATCCCTCTATCTCGTCATTCTCACCGGTATGTTTGCCGGGCAGGGTATGGCGATTCAGTTCACCTACGAACTCGCGGATATGGGATCTAAGAACTACCTCGGCCGCATTATGGCAATCGCAATTATCAGGGAGCTTGGTCCGGTTCGGACCGGGCTGATGATCGCCGCAAGAGTGTCATCCGGTATTACGGCAGAGATAGCGGCGATGGTATCGTCGAATCAGGTCGATGCTCTCAGAGCATTCGGCGTAGATCCGATCAGAAAGCTTGCGATTCCGAGACTTATCTCCCTGATGGTAATGGTGCCGATATTGACAGTAATCGCGGACGCAGTCGCACTGCTCGGTGGCTGGATGATCGCGACATTCATTGCGCATATCTCATCGACTCTCTATTGGTCAAACGTTCTCGACAGGCTCAGATTCGGTAATATTGCTATTGGATTGATAAAACCAGTAGTCTTTTCGCTCGTTATAGCCTTTATCGCGTGCTATAAGGGCTTCACCACAACAGGCGGCACCAAAGGAGTTGGGAAATCTACAACTGAAAGCGTAGTGCTCTCCTCGATCACAATTCTTCTGGTGAATTTCCTGATTACCAAGCTCGTTGTGTCATTGTTCAGAGGCTACTTATGA